In Citrus sinensis cultivar Valencia sweet orange chromosome 3, DVS_A1.0, whole genome shotgun sequence, the sequence tgcttaATTTTGTGACATATAATTTCTGGGGTTTTCAGATCTGATTGAAGCATTTTCTGACTTGCCAAGAGATCTCAATTTCATACAGCATAGCAGTCACTTGGGTTGGAAAATGTAAGTGTACtcaagattttattattattattattattattattattattattttactaatgggttttttctatttgttttcttaaaaaatatatatatatattaaatgttgttaaaattttcaggAATAAGAGAGCAAAGCCAATAATAATAGACCCAGGGCTTTATAGCCTCAACAAATCAGAGATCTGGTGGGTGATTAAACAAAGGAGTATTCCTTCTGCTTTCAAGCTCTATACAGGTTTTACAACTTTCCCCAATATTCttctttatataattttttttcctttcactgtctcaaataaaaagatggCCATATATATATCATCTTCACATGATTCCATACACACTAAGCTTCaacactttattattttagataaaaaaaaaaagagagattttTAACTTATCACTTTTGCATGTGAACTTCTGAACAAGTGAAGAAGACACGCACCCAAAGGAACACGGTACATGTTCTTTTAAAGCTCTTGAAgtggaataaattatatttttcggTGGGGTATTTTGGACAGGGGACCCTGTGTTCAACATAGTTGATATCTTCTTGtgtttccaaatttttattcattacatTTTTGAACAACCAAATTGTCTTTTTCCTTGCGGCACCAGCTGCCATCAACAAGTCCTTCTCAACTTTTGTTTATATATTCCGGCTAAAaagtattttcctttttttttttttttaattttcctggGGACACACTTATAAGCTTCTGACACTAGgaaaaatacattattttctgtaattttctACTTATGGACATCATAATCATTATTTTGCTTGAGAGATGGTTGAGTGCGACCCTACACCTAATTGAAGCCAACATTGAGCAACTCTTTTGTAAGTTAGTAGTGTacttgaaaaaagaaagaacggtgtcactgAGAAGCAAGGTCAATTCATCActtatgataaattattagtttCTTTAATATACCAAATCGATCTTAATACATTTTAAGGTTCCCAAAgcttattatttatcattaatacAGAAGGGGTGatagttttttattaaacaCTTTTTAACCTGAATGGTTGTTCTAATGATTAGCCGCGAGCGTGGGATAAGTTATCAGCTTAGATGTTTAGAGACATATGCTTTTACTAATAATCATAAAACACTACTTTCTAGTGATGCAAAGTAGTATACAGtggagattaaaaaaaaaaaaactaaccaAATAAGATGTGTAATTTTGAACGAAGTCCAAAATGAAGCATTAATGTATTTTGTAGGTAATGTTTAGAAAATGGAGCATGTTAAACGTCCTTTTCATTCCCTTgttttctatatatttttgCATGCCATATTTTAACCATCTCTTGGTAGGTAGCTGGTGGTTGTGAGCTGTAAATGATGCTATGTGTTTGACAATCTAATCAACCTAACTATGTCGGCCCGaccatttaataaatttaagtttgtGTGAAAGGAATTTAACATTAGGATTTGAGAAGCCATATATGCTCACATGATGTTAGATAATGAACTGTGTGGTTTCAATCAAATTGGTAACAAAGGGGAAACAAAAGgtattcaaaattatattaacaaaaGAACGACCTTTGAAATTGTTGAGCATCAGAATAACAAAATCCATAGACCCACTTTaagttctttttcttcttgttcctTCTTTAATGGTTAAAAagtttgtcatttatttaaagcTTCACTTAAACCATTTACTAACTAGCCTTCAAGAAAGAGCAAAAGGATTTAGGAACCCCTGCAAAATCTCAGATTTTGCACATGCCAAAGGTTGTTATGCCGACGTGGTTCCACGTGATTTCTTTCTCTTATGGGGCATTCTAGAttttacaaaagaaagacAGCACTCACTTCTTAATTGTTTATGAAAGCCAGATGCGGAGCTGGGAGAGGCAACTAATTTGGAAGGCAAAATTAATTACCTTGTATTAAAAATCCGTTTGTTACGTacaaataattacattaaagtTCACATGCATCCGTTTTTTCACCGAGAAGAACAGCATTTGCATTTTGTGTTGATTTCACGAtccaaaaataatgttatatttcTGATCAATCTGCAGGTTCAGCTTGGACAATATTATCAAGACCATTTGCTGAGTACTGCATAATGGGTTGGGACAATTTGCCCAGGTCTCTCCTCCTGTACTACACGAACTTTGTATCTTCTCCAGAAGGATATTTCCAGACAGTTATCTGCAACTCTGAGGACTACAAAAACACCACGGCGAACCATGACCTTCATTACATTACTTGGGATACGCCTCCGAAGCAGCATCCCAGGTCACTCGGGCTCAAAGATTTCCGAAGAATGGTCCTGAGCAGCCGCCCGTTTGCCAGAAAGTTCAAGCAGAACAGCCCAGTTCTTGACAAAATTGATCGCGATCTCCTGAAGAGGCACCGGAGGAGATACACCAACGGGGGTTGGTGTTCTGAGAGCGAAAGAGATCAGGCATGCTCCGGTTTCCAAAGTGAGAATTATGGTGTTCTGAGACCTGGTCCGGGGTCTAGGAGGTTGAAAAATTTGCTAACAAAGCTTATTTCAGCTAGGAATTTTACGAAGAGGCAGtgtagataaattaaattcgttaatttttttttaaaaaataaatcccacaCATGTATTGTCATAATTGGTTTGGAATCAGTAATGACTGTTAAAAATGTGAATGGAAGGCGATATGAATGcattgatattaattttatttgatctATTGACGGTAATA encodes:
- the LOC102618337 gene encoding beta-glucuronosyltransferase GlcAT14A isoform X2 → MGIKFFVTLFMLTSVFLCFVYISTPAKRFTSLYKFNPIIMTSNKITLKSNNNSSYPVTFAYLLSASKGDTIKLKRALLALYHPGNHYLIHMDREAPEKEQKEIAEFVANEPVFRMVNNVYIVGKPNLVTYRGPTMLATTLHAIAMLSRCCKWDWFINLSASDYPLVTQDDLIEAFSDLPRDLNFIQHSSHLGWKMNKRAKPIIIDPGLYSLNKSEIWWVIKQRSIPSAFKLYTGSAWTILSRPFAEYCIMGWDNLPRSLLLYYTNFVSSPEGYFQTVICNSEDYKNTTANHDLHYITWDTPPKQHPRSLGLKDFRRMVLSSRPFARKFKQNSPVLDKIDRDLLKRHRRRYTNGGWCSESERDQACSGFQSENYGVLRPGPGSRRLKNLLTKLISARNFTKRQCR
- the LOC102618337 gene encoding beta-glucuronosyltransferase GlcAT14A isoform X1 codes for the protein MGIKFFVTLFMLTSVFLCFVYISTPAKRFTSLYKFNPIIMTSNKITLKSNNNSSYPVTFAYLLSASKGDTIKLKRALLALYHPGNHYLIHMDREAPEKEQKEIAEFVANEPVFRMVNNVYIVGKPNLVTYRGPTMLATTLHAIAMLSRCCKWDWFINLSASDYPLVTQDDLIEAFSDLPRDLNFIQHSSHLGWKMNKRAKPIIIDPGLYSLNKSEIWWVIKQRSIPSAFKLYTEDTHPKEHGSAWTILSRPFAEYCIMGWDNLPRSLLLYYTNFVSSPEGYFQTVICNSEDYKNTTANHDLHYITWDTPPKQHPRSLGLKDFRRMVLSSRPFARKFKQNSPVLDKIDRDLLKRHRRRYTNGGWCSESERDQACSGFQSENYGVLRPGPGSRRLKNLLTKLISARNFTKRQCR